The following are encoded together in the Elusimicrobiota bacterium genome:
- a CDS encoding class I SAM-dependent rRNA methyltransferase, which translates to MSASALGVSGKVRLRPGQEKRLLAGHLWVFSNEIHEIEGAPPAGSVVEVYASLGRLLGVAFYNPASLIACRMLSWGPAEIGIDFFRGRLAAALAYREKTCSPETSYRLAFGESDGLPGLVVDRYGACLVLQILSAGMEACLPLIEQALGELLSPKGIYLKNDHRLRSLEGLAQECRVLSGSVPDKLQISEGGLRFSVPVGGGQKTGFYFDQRENRVFLRPYFKGRAVLDLYSYTGAFGINAAKFGAKAVLGLDSSGPAVELARENAAMNAVAELTTFEEGDAEEALRDFAENRQPFKPDMILLDPPSLAPSKKHLPKALRHYVKLNAWALKALPDGGLLATSSCSHHVSREIFIEMLRHAQAKAGRRTRLVSLKGQGADHPALLAMPETEYLHFALLEVI; encoded by the coding sequence TTGAGTGCATCAGCCCTAGGCGTCTCAGGTAAGGTCCGCCTCAGGCCCGGGCAGGAGAAGCGCCTGCTGGCCGGGCATCTTTGGGTATTCTCGAACGAAATCCATGAGATCGAGGGAGCGCCCCCGGCCGGGAGTGTGGTCGAGGTCTACGCCTCCCTCGGGCGCCTCTTGGGCGTCGCCTTCTACAACCCCGCAAGCCTCATCGCCTGTCGCATGCTCTCTTGGGGGCCCGCGGAGATCGGGATTGATTTCTTTCGCGGGCGCTTGGCCGCGGCCCTGGCCTACCGGGAAAAAACCTGCTCGCCGGAAACATCCTATCGGCTGGCCTTCGGGGAATCCGACGGCCTTCCGGGGCTAGTGGTCGACCGCTACGGGGCCTGTCTCGTTCTGCAGATTCTCTCGGCGGGCATGGAGGCCTGCCTGCCCCTGATCGAGCAGGCCCTGGGGGAGCTCCTGTCTCCCAAGGGCATCTACCTTAAAAACGACCATCGCCTGAGGTCCTTGGAGGGGCTGGCCCAGGAGTGCCGGGTCCTGTCTGGGAGCGTGCCGGACAAGCTTCAGATATCGGAGGGAGGGCTGCGCTTTTCCGTGCCCGTCGGGGGAGGGCAAAAGACGGGGTTTTATTTCGACCAGCGCGAGAACCGGGTCTTTCTGCGGCCCTATTTCAAGGGGCGCGCGGTGCTCGACCTCTACAGCTACACCGGAGCGTTCGGGATCAACGCGGCCAAATTCGGGGCCAAGGCCGTTCTGGGCCTGGACAGTTCCGGGCCCGCGGTTGAGCTGGCCCGCGAGAACGCCGCGATGAACGCAGTGGCGGAGTTGACGACCTTCGAGGAGGGCGACGCCGAGGAGGCCTTGCGCGATTTCGCGGAGAACCGCCAGCCCTTCAAGCCTGACATGATCCTTCTAGATCCGCCGAGCCTGGCTCCGTCCAAGAAGCACCTGCCCAAGGCCCTGCGCCATTACGTCAAGCTTAACGCCTGGGCCCTCAAGGCCTTACCCGATGGGGGGCTCTTGGCCACGAGTTCCTGCTCCCATCATGTGAGTCGGGAGATCTTCATCGAGATGCTGCGCCATGCCCAAGCCAAGGCCGGGCGCCGGACGAGGCTCGTTTCCTTGAAGGGGCAGGGCGCCGATCATCCGGCGCTTCTGGCCATGCCGGAGACCGAATATCTGCATTTCGCCTTGCTGGAGGTTATATAG
- a CDS encoding S8 family peptidase: MKGPIASLLAMLALACLPAEALAKRVIITFEPRASPEARQKILAQIGARPLGTIQSNGHSAEEFLAVVAEAGEPASAEGGLFGRFQAASLGADSHAEPPVPPGIHIEEDYNVRWIEALPAFQPPSLSPGGLGRFRSTAASFRAAAERGEITWNMRAIRAPGAWDYTEGEKVDVAVIDTGVDYSHKDLEGAVDGGYNAITDSESPESYMDDNGHGTHVAGIIGARRNGWGVVGVAPKARLYAVKVLSKDGSGNLSDVIKGLIWSANNGIQVVNMSLGSPTESLALQKAVAYAKGRGVVIVAAAGNSGRTGGAVSYPAAYPETIAVAASNSEGALADFSSRGENTKVIAPGEDVVSTRLGGDFVLLSGTSMAAPHVTGIAALLVAQGYRGLTGPDGVLAQFLKAAKKEAAKKICWSKDVCAALVDAKDLVSERAAH, encoded by the coding sequence ATGAAAGGTCCGATCGCTTCGCTCCTGGCCATGCTGGCCCTGGCCTGCCTTCCGGCCGAGGCCCTCGCCAAGAGAGTCATCATTACCTTCGAGCCGCGCGCGTCCCCGGAAGCGCGCCAGAAAATCCTGGCGCAAATCGGAGCCCGGCCCCTGGGCACCATCCAAAGCAACGGCCACAGCGCCGAGGAGTTCTTAGCCGTGGTGGCCGAGGCCGGCGAGCCGGCCTCGGCAGAGGGAGGCCTTTTCGGCCGCTTCCAGGCGGCTTCCCTCGGCGCTGACTCTCACGCAGAGCCGCCGGTTCCGCCCGGAATCCACATCGAGGAGGACTATAACGTCCGCTGGATAGAGGCCTTGCCGGCTTTCCAGCCGCCCTCCCTCTCCCCCGGAGGCCTCGGCAGATTCCGCTCCACCGCGGCTTCGTTCAGGGCCGCGGCGGAGCGCGGGGAAATCACCTGGAACATGCGCGCGATCAGGGCTCCCGGCGCCTGGGACTACACCGAGGGCGAAAAAGTGGACGTGGCCGTGATCGATACGGGCGTGGATTATTCCCATAAGGATCTGGAGGGCGCCGTGGACGGAGGTTACAATGCCATCACGGATTCTGAGTCGCCGGAGAGCTACATGGACGACAACGGCCACGGTACCCACGTGGCGGGCATCATAGGCGCAAGGCGCAACGGCTGGGGAGTCGTCGGAGTGGCTCCCAAAGCCCGCCTTTACGCGGTCAAGGTCCTGAGCAAGGACGGCAGCGGGAACTTGAGCGACGTGATCAAGGGTCTGATTTGGTCCGCCAATAACGGCATTCAAGTCGTGAATATGAGCCTGGGATCGCCCACCGAGAGCCTGGCCCTGCAAAAAGCCGTGGCTTACGCCAAAGGCCGAGGCGTGGTGATCGTGGCCGCGGCGGGCAATTCCGGAAGGACGGGAGGGGCCGTCAGCTATCCCGCGGCTTATCCGGAGACGATCGCGGTCGCGGCCAGCAATTCGGAGGGCGCTTTGGCCGACTTTTCCAGCCGCGGCGAGAACACTAAGGTCATAGCCCCGGGAGAGGACGTGGTCTCTACCCGCCTGGGAGGGGATTTCGTCCTGCTTTCCGGGACCTCCATGGCGGCGCCCCACGTGACCGGGATAGCGGCCCTTCTGGTTGCTCAGGGCTACCGCGGCCTCACCGGCCCCGATGGGGTGCTGGCCCAGTTCCTCAAGGCCGCGAAGAAGGAGGCGGCCAAGAAGATCTGCTGGAGCAAGGATGTTTGCGCGGCTCTCGTCGACGCCAAGGACCTGGTTTCCGAGCGCGCCGCGCATTAA
- a CDS encoding S8 family peptidase, giving the protein MKIFLLLLAAAVPTHASRVIIGFHGGGSALQAQALQSLGVQEVERIEELDAALAEIPDGEVSVEAIQERALAQPAVAWVEEDSYIHWLSQADSAVVPAAPAAKRSEASGPEIDWGVQKINAPAAWAKNQGEGVRVAVLDTGINFAHPDLAEAVAGGYNAFDAEATFRDDNGHGSHVAGIIAARYNGFGVVGVAPKARLYAVKVLDEKGGAGFFSLAKGLVWCARNGMQVANLSLSSPAFSLIIKAATAYASARGVVIVAAAGNNKGGAVEYPAAHGEAIAVAAMRSDGKIADFSARGPKIEFAAPGVDIRSTFLKQEYQWLSGTSMAAPHVAGLAALAVAQGARDPGQVREMLLRASSALDKDNPAEQNYRLVDAAKIVQ; this is encoded by the coding sequence ATGAAAATTTTTCTTCTCTTGCTCGCCGCCGCCGTCCCGACCCATGCCTCCAGGGTGATCATTGGTTTTCATGGGGGGGGCTCCGCCCTCCAGGCCCAGGCCCTGCAGTCGCTCGGCGTCCAGGAGGTGGAGCGCATCGAGGAGCTGGACGCGGCCTTGGCCGAGATCCCGGATGGCGAGGTAAGCGTTGAGGCCATCCAGGAGCGGGCCCTCGCCCAGCCTGCGGTGGCCTGGGTGGAGGAGGACTCCTACATCCATTGGCTGAGTCAGGCTGATTCGGCCGTGGTCCCGGCCGCGCCTGCGGCAAAGAGAAGCGAAGCCTCCGGTCCAGAGATAGACTGGGGAGTGCAGAAGATCAATGCTCCCGCGGCCTGGGCCAAGAACCAGGGAGAGGGAGTGCGGGTGGCCGTGCTCGACACGGGCATCAATTTCGCGCACCCCGACTTGGCGGAGGCGGTCGCCGGAGGCTACAACGCCTTCGACGCCGAGGCGACTTTCCGGGATGACAACGGGCACGGCAGCCATGTCGCCGGCATCATCGCGGCCCGCTACAACGGCTTCGGCGTGGTCGGCGTCGCCCCCAAGGCCCGCCTGTACGCGGTCAAGGTCCTCGATGAGAAGGGCGGCGCTGGTTTTTTCTCTTTGGCCAAGGGCTTGGTTTGGTGCGCCAGGAACGGCATGCAGGTGGCCAACTTGAGCCTTTCCTCCCCGGCTTTTTCCCTCATCATCAAGGCCGCGACCGCCTACGCCTCCGCCAGGGGTGTTGTCATCGTCGCGGCCGCGGGCAACAACAAGGGAGGTGCTGTGGAATATCCCGCGGCTCACGGCGAGGCGATCGCCGTCGCCGCCATGCGGTCGGACGGAAAGATCGCCGACTTCTCGGCCCGCGGGCCTAAGATCGAGTTCGCCGCCCCCGGCGTGGACATCCGATCCACCTTCCTCAAGCAGGAGTACCAGTGGCTTTCGGGGACCTCGATGGCGGCCCCCCACGTGGCGGGCCTGGCGGCGCTTGCCGTGGCCCAAGGGGCACGCGATCCTGGGCAGGTGCGGGAGATGCTCTTGCGCGCTTCGTCTGCCTTGGACAAGGACAACCCCGCCGAGCAGAACTACAGGCTCGTGGACGCCGCGAAAATCGTCCAGTGA